Proteins encoded by one window of Candidatus Sumerlaea chitinivorans:
- a CDS encoding Septum formation protein Maf — protein MTSTPLLDSDGQDACKAAKSCATPNTPIVLASASPRRRELLEKIGLQFVVAPADVNEEALPYRTPRELAIKAAFAKACAIEPRFPRAILLAADTVVALDGKVYGKPVTPDDAARMLRELSGRRHSVITGVVVKESGKMAVLDAVETWVSFRELTETEIENYVASGEPMDKAGAYAIQGGASAFVTHIEGDYWNVVGLPVARLVELLGSFLDVRPFQQKLRELRTQVPVLGPQFQNPAEG, from the coding sequence ATGACATCAACACCCCTGTTGGACTCTGATGGGCAGGATGCCTGCAAAGCAGCAAAATCGTGTGCGACGCCGAATACTCCGATCGTTCTGGCTTCGGCCTCACCGCGGCGCCGCGAGCTTTTGGAGAAAATCGGATTACAATTCGTGGTTGCTCCCGCCGACGTGAATGAGGAGGCCCTACCTTATCGCACACCACGCGAGCTCGCAATCAAGGCAGCTTTTGCCAAGGCGTGCGCGATAGAACCTCGCTTTCCACGAGCCATTTTGCTTGCTGCGGATACCGTCGTTGCCCTCGACGGGAAAGTGTACGGCAAGCCAGTTACGCCTGACGACGCCGCGCGCATGCTCCGCGAGTTGAGTGGCCGACGCCACAGCGTGATTACGGGAGTCGTCGTGAAGGAATCCGGGAAAATGGCAGTGTTGGACGCGGTCGAGACGTGGGTATCGTTCCGCGAACTCACGGAGACAGAAATTGAGAACTACGTCGCATCCGGAGAGCCCATGGATAAGGCCGGCGCCTACGCCATCCAAGGCGGAGCGAGTGCGTTTGTGACGCATATCGAGGGAGACTATTGGAATGTGGTGGGGTTACCAGTCGCGCGACTCGTTGAACTGCTGGGCTCCTTTTTGGATGTCCGCCCCTTCCAGCAGAAGCTCCGCGAGTTGCGTACTCAAGTTCCTGTGCTCGGTCCACAGTTCCAGAATCCTGCGGAAGGATAG
- a CDS encoding Undecaprenyl-phosphate N-acetylglucosaminyl 1-phosphate transferase encodes MSRAFVELLIGAVACLAGMVLGYRGWKRSQPTGSVRSSQVSYYAAAPLVGGFVAGLLVLIAALQTIVGTNDRFYSVTSALRVSLGVLVGVLLIFAGYYRYRPYSEVEDRGAAASSASSNRVCGLPHWLYRLILEVLAGLSAVAVGVQFSILSIGAGKEIALGGWSLILTLAWILLAMNVVKLLDGLEGAVVVLVLVAAVAVCYTTLGTGEHFLNALSACLIGASLAALRFNAYPARLSLRGPGTACAGYLFAVLTVLARQKTVAALLLIFPVFLILLILAGAMLSVLERTLFSANEDREG; translated from the coding sequence ATGAGCCGAGCATTTGTCGAACTCCTGATCGGCGCCGTGGCTTGCCTTGCCGGCATGGTGCTCGGTTACCGTGGCTGGAAACGCTCGCAACCAACTGGTTCCGTCCGCTCATCGCAAGTCTCTTACTATGCAGCGGCGCCTCTCGTGGGCGGATTTGTTGCCGGATTGCTGGTGCTGATCGCAGCACTCCAAACAATCGTTGGAACGAATGATCGGTTTTATAGTGTCACCAGTGCTTTGCGAGTTTCGCTCGGCGTGCTGGTTGGTGTTCTTCTGATTTTCGCTGGGTACTATCGTTATCGGCCCTATTCAGAGGTCGAGGATCGGGGGGCGGCCGCGTCATCCGCATCTTCCAATCGTGTGTGCGGGCTGCCGCACTGGCTGTACCGCCTTATCCTCGAAGTCCTTGCCGGATTGAGTGCCGTGGCTGTTGGCGTGCAATTCTCCATCCTCAGTATTGGTGCTGGGAAGGAAATCGCGCTGGGCGGTTGGTCACTCATCCTTACCCTCGCGTGGATTCTGCTGGCGATGAATGTCGTGAAGCTGCTTGATGGATTAGAGGGGGCAGTGGTGGTTCTCGTGCTCGTTGCGGCAGTTGCGGTGTGTTATACCACCCTCGGGACCGGTGAACATTTTCTCAATGCGCTGAGTGCGTGTCTGATCGGTGCCTCACTGGCTGCTCTTCGCTTTAACGCCTATCCTGCGCGACTATCGCTGCGCGGACCGGGTACTGCGTGTGCCGGATACCTCTTCGCCGTACTAACCGTCTTAGCCCGCCAGAAAACAGTAGCCGCATTGCTCCTCATTTTCCCCGTCTTTTTAATTTTGCTTATTCTTGCCGGTGCGATGTTGTCAGTTTTGGAACGTACTTTGTTTTCGGCGAATGAGGATCGTGAGGGATGA